In the Bos taurus isolate L1 Dominette 01449 registration number 42190680 breed Hereford chromosome 21, ARS-UCD2.0, whole genome shotgun sequence genome, one interval contains:
- the NKX2-8 gene encoding homeobox protein Nkx-2.8: protein MATSGRLSFTVRRLLDLPEQDAQHLRKREPELSAPEPGPCATWLESERGHYPSSDESSPEASPRDSSQRPSARPASPGSDAEKRKKRRVLFSKAQTLELERRFRQQRYLSAPEREQLARLLRLTPTQVKIWFQNHRYKLKRARAPGVAEAPDLAAAAEVRAAPGLLRRVVVPVLVRDGQPCGGSAEGGTAAARDKSAAPPAAACPVPGYAAFGPGSAFGLFPAYQHLAPPALVSWNW, encoded by the exons ATGGCTACCTCTGGACGCCTCAGCTTCACCGTGCGCAGGCTCCTGGATTTACCGGAGCAGGATGCGCAGCACCTGCGGAAGAGGGAGCCGGAGCTAAGCGCCCCTGAGCCCGGCCCCTGCGCCACCTGGCTGGAATCCGAGCGCGGCCACTACCCTT CTTCGGACGAGAGCAGCCCAGAGGCCAGCCCGAGGGACTCGTCGCAGCGGCCGTCCGCTCGGCCTGCGTCTCCGGGCTCCGACGCCGAGAAGAGGAAGAAGCGGCGGGTGCTGTTCTCCAAGGCGCAGACGCTGGAGTTGGAGCGGCGCTTCCGGCAGCAGCGCTACCTGTCGGCGCCCGAGCGCGAGCAGCTGGCGCGCCTGCTACGCCTCACGCCCACACAGGTCAAAATCTGGTTCCAGAACCACCGCTACAAGCTGAAGCGCGCGCGCGCGCCGGGAGTCGCCGAGGCGCCCGACCTGGCAGCGGCTGCCGAGGTGCGCGCCGCGCCCGGCCTGCTGCGCCGCGTGGTGGTGCCCGTGCTGGTGCGCGACGGGCAGCCGTGCGGCGGCAGCGCCGAGGGGGGCACGGCCGCCGCCCGGGACAAGAGCGCGGCTCCGCCGGCCGCCGCCTGCCCTGTGCCAGGCTACGCCGCCTTCGGGCCTGGCTCGGCTTTCGGCCTCTTCCCCGCCTACCAGCACTTAGCGCCCCCCGCCCTGGTCTCCTGGAACTGGTGA